From the Vibrio algarum genome, one window contains:
- the kduI gene encoding 5-dehydro-4-deoxy-D-glucuronate isomerase gives MFINYNNNPVDTKLYDTTRLRQEFLTEALFKPDDICVVYSHIDRVVALGVSASTEVLALNDHINDKAFGTDSFLERRELGIINLGEKAEVRCKQQTYILEPLDALYLGKGEQDIEFVSLTDKHTSLYCLSAPAHKTYPSRLIRRSEAKVVELGSSENSNARVINQYLHPDVLPTCQLCMGATHLEPGSVWNTMPAHTHERRMEAYLYFNVKPDQVVFHFMGEPSETRHIIVRNKQLVLSPSWSIHSGCGTANYSFVWGMLGENQTFDDMDFVDMNEIK, from the coding sequence ATGTTTATTAACTATAACAATAATCCTGTAGATACCAAGCTATATGATACGACAAGGCTAAGACAAGAGTTCTTAACTGAGGCACTTTTTAAACCTGATGACATTTGCGTCGTATATAGCCATATCGATCGCGTCGTAGCTCTGGGCGTCAGTGCTTCCACAGAAGTATTAGCACTAAACGATCACATCAATGACAAAGCGTTTGGTACTGATTCCTTCCTCGAAAGAAGAGAACTCGGTATTATTAATTTAGGTGAAAAAGCAGAGGTTCGCTGTAAACAACAAACATATATCCTCGAACCTCTTGATGCGCTGTATTTAGGAAAAGGCGAACAGGATATTGAATTTGTCTCTTTAACCGATAAGCATACATCTCTATATTGTTTGAGTGCTCCCGCGCATAAGACTTATCCTTCGCGCCTTATTCGCCGCTCCGAAGCCAAAGTGGTAGAACTAGGCTCTTCTGAAAATTCTAATGCTCGTGTTATCAATCAATATCTTCATCCTGATGTATTACCAACTTGTCAGTTATGCATGGGAGCAACGCATTTAGAGCCTGGGAGTGTATGGAATACGATGCCAGCTCACACTCATGAAAGAAGGATGGAAGCCTACCTTTATTTTAATGTGAAACCGGATCAAGTCGTTTTTCATTTCATGGGTGAGCCGAGCGAAACACGACATATTATTGTCCGAAATAAGCAGTTGGTCCTTTCACCAAGTTGGTCTATTCATTCTGGTTGCGGTACGGCAAACTATAGCTTTGTATGGGGCATGCTCGGTGAAAACCAAACATTTGATGACATGGATTTTGTCGATATGAATGAGATTAAATAG
- a CDS encoding YhcH/YjgK/YiaL family protein — protein MLFGNVNKLSLAPFVYTVVRKWINEAVIIAANNDEGRFTLSDDRVFVILATGDTEKTDQRKAEIHKKYIDIQILLEGEERIGYSNDLDDNFASLSKLKDDVLFIEDVKNENFVDLRPGDFALFYPNQIHRPMCAISTPTRIKKAVIKAPVSIFS, from the coding sequence ATGTTATTTGGAAACGTAAACAAATTATCACTAGCTCCGTTCGTCTATACTGTTGTGCGCAAATGGATCAACGAGGCAGTGATAATAGCGGCGAATAATGATGAAGGTAGATTTACCCTTTCCGATGACAGAGTGTTTGTCATTCTAGCAACTGGTGACACGGAAAAAACGGATCAAAGAAAGGCTGAAATTCATAAGAAATACATTGATATTCAAATTCTTTTAGAAGGCGAAGAACGCATCGGATATTCTAATGACCTTGATGATAATTTTGCCTCGCTAAGTAAACTAAAGGACGACGTTCTTTTCATTGAAGATGTGAAAAACGAAAACTTTGTTGACTTAAGACCTGGTGACTTTGCACTTTTCTACCCTAACCAAATTCATAGACCAATGTGTGCGATTAGCACCCCCACCAGAATCAAAAAGGCCGTCATCAAAGCACCAGTAAGTATTTTTAGTTGA
- a CDS encoding bifunctional 4-hydroxy-2-oxoglutarate aldolase/2-dehydro-3-deoxy-phosphogluconate aldolase, whose amino-acid sequence MNTLNKQLQAIKVVPVIAINDAEKAAKLAQVLVENGLPCAEVTFRTEQAAQAIKNMRAAFPDMLIGAGTVLTSTQVDQAIDAGVDFIVSPGFNPTTVKYCQQRGMPIIPGINNPSLVEQAMEMGLDTLKFFPAEPSGGVAMLKALSAVYPIKFMPTGGVNPKNVNDYLSIPTVLACGGTWMIPNDLIENDKWEELGQLVAEVAGILQ is encoded by the coding sequence GTGAACACATTAAATAAACAATTACAGGCTATTAAAGTCGTTCCCGTTATCGCCATCAATGATGCAGAAAAAGCAGCGAAACTTGCGCAAGTATTAGTAGAAAACGGTTTACCTTGTGCGGAAGTTACCTTCAGAACGGAGCAGGCCGCACAAGCAATAAAAAATATGCGCGCGGCTTTCCCGGATATGCTTATCGGGGCAGGAACAGTATTAACAAGCACTCAAGTCGACCAAGCGATTGATGCCGGAGTTGATTTTATTGTTAGCCCTGGTTTTAACCCTACTACCGTCAAATACTGTCAACAACGCGGCATGCCAATTATTCCAGGTATTAACAACCCGAGCCTAGTCGAACAAGCGATGGAGATGGGATTAGACACATTAAAGTTTTTCCCAGCCGAGCCTTCAGGTGGTGTCGCAATGTTAAAAGCACTATCAGCTGTTTACCCAATTAAATTCATGCCGACAGGTGGTGTTAACCCTAAAAATGTTAATGACTACCTTTCTATTCCGACGGTACTTGCTTGCGGTGGTACATGGATGATTCCTAACGATTTAATTGAAAATGACAAATGGGAAGAGTTAGGACAATTGGTCGCTGAAGTGGCTGGAATCCTTCAATAA
- the kdgK gene encoding 2-dehydro-3-deoxygluconokinase, which produces MNINRVAIIGECMVELRKTAQGLEQGFGGDTLNTAVYLSRLTYPSNITTSYVTGLGSDPFSSDMLAQWRDENLDTQLVHQVENRVPGIYAIETAPDGERNFYYWRNESAAKFWLRDQSIDELVENLSSHQLIYLSGISLAILPDDCRQTLIKTLKLCKAQGTMIAFDNNYRPALWGSIQEAQEWYREILALTDIAFLTYDDEVMLWGDKNEQDSISRTQSFGVEEIVIKRGAEACFVISDNQLTEVPASQITNIIDTTAAGDSFSAGYLAKRILGGSKKESALAGHKVAGTVIQHRGAVIPKNMTPTL; this is translated from the coding sequence ATGAATATCAACCGTGTAGCCATCATTGGCGAATGTATGGTGGAGCTTCGTAAAACAGCTCAAGGCTTAGAACAAGGCTTTGGTGGTGATACGCTTAATACCGCTGTCTATTTATCTCGTTTAACCTATCCTTCAAACATTACTACGTCCTATGTAACCGGGCTTGGTAGTGACCCTTTTAGTTCAGATATGCTTGCTCAGTGGCGTGATGAAAATCTGGATACGCAATTAGTTCATCAAGTAGAAAACCGAGTTCCTGGTATCTATGCGATAGAGACTGCACCTGATGGTGAACGCAACTTTTACTACTGGCGTAACGAGTCAGCGGCGAAATTTTGGCTAAGAGACCAGAGTATTGACGAACTGGTAGAAAACTTATCAAGCCACCAGCTTATCTATCTTAGTGGAATAAGCCTTGCAATTTTACCAGATGACTGCCGACAAACGCTTATCAAAACGCTTAAGCTTTGCAAAGCACAAGGCACTATGATTGCGTTTGATAATAATTATAGACCTGCGTTATGGGGCTCGATTCAAGAAGCGCAAGAATGGTATAGAGAAATTTTAGCACTTACTGATATTGCTTTTCTAACCTACGACGACGAAGTCATGCTTTGGGGTGACAAAAACGAGCAAGATTCAATTTCTAGAACGCAGTCGTTCGGTGTTGAGGAAATTGTTATCAAACGTGGTGCAGAAGCATGTTTTGTTATTTCAGACAATCAATTAACCGAAGTACCTGCGAGTCAAATCACTAACATTATTGATACCACGGCCGCGGGTGATTCATTCAGCGCCGGATACCTAGCGAAACGAATCCTTGGCGGTTCAAAAAAAGAGTCTGCTCTTGCTGGACATAAAGTTGCAGGGACCGTCATTCAACATCGTGGTGCTGTCATTCCTAAAAATATGACGCCTACTTTATAA
- a CDS encoding RpiB/LacA/LacB family sugar-phosphate isomerase, whose product MKIALMMENSQAGKNAAVLSELNHVVSAQGDSVYNVGMSDENDHHLTYIHLGIMASILINSKAVDFVVTGCGTGQGAMMSLNIHPNIVCGYCLDPSDAFLFNQINNGNALSLAFAKGFGWGAELNVRYIFEKAFTTGERGQGYPLERAEPQQRNAAILNDVKGAVVKDSYLDTLRAMDQELVKTAVSGERFKSCFAENCQVPEIADYIKELLA is encoded by the coding sequence ATGAAAATTGCATTAATGATGGAAAACAGCCAAGCCGGTAAAAATGCGGCGGTGTTGAGCGAACTTAATCATGTTGTCTCAGCACAAGGTGATTCGGTTTATAACGTTGGGATGTCTGACGAGAATGACCATCACCTAACCTATATCCACCTGGGAATTATGGCAAGCATTCTAATTAACTCAAAAGCAGTTGATTTTGTTGTCACGGGTTGCGGTACTGGCCAAGGTGCAATGATGTCGCTAAATATTCATCCAAATATTGTTTGTGGATACTGCCTAGACCCATCCGATGCGTTCTTGTTTAACCAAATTAACAATGGTAACGCTTTATCTTTAGCATTTGCTAAAGGCTTCGGTTGGGGCGCAGAATTGAACGTACGCTATATATTCGAAAAAGCCTTTACAACAGGAGAGCGTGGTCAAGGATATCCGCTAGAAAGAGCTGAGCCTCAGCAACGTAACGCAGCCATTCTTAATGATGTTAAAGGTGCTGTTGTAAAAGACAGTTACTTAGACACACTTCGTGCAATGGATCAAGAACTTGTTAAGACCGCAGTATCAGGTGAGCGCTTTAAATCTTGTTTCGCTGAGAACTGTCAAGTTCCAGAGATCGCTGACTATATTAAAGAACTTTTAGCTTAG
- a CDS encoding cupin domain-containing protein — translation MFIFNKEIPLEDLGEGVSRKILAYSESIMTVEVYFENGAIGAMHNHPHEQITYVLSGEFEFTIGEETKIVSAGDTLYKEPNVMHGCRCLKAGVLLDNFTPMRKDFV, via the coding sequence ATGTTTATTTTCAATAAAGAAATACCTCTAGAAGACCTGGGTGAAGGCGTTTCTCGTAAAATTCTTGCTTACAGCGAGAGCATAATGACCGTCGAAGTTTACTTTGAAAATGGGGCGATAGGTGCTATGCACAACCACCCTCATGAACAGATCACTTATGTTCTTTCTGGTGAATTTGAATTCACCATCGGCGAAGAGACAAAAATTGTTTCAGCCGGAGATACTCTCTATAAAGAACCAAACGTTATGCATGGATGCCGCTGCCTAAAGGCCGGTGTACTGCTAGATAATTTCACTCCCATGCGTAAAGATTTTGTTTAG
- a CDS encoding YgjV family protein produces the protein MNLDLSLGQLLGFVSFALGVSTFYQKDDRKLKVLMLIFNINHLVHYILLGSIMSALAALLSAIRTGTSIYTSSKKVAAFFVVLGLGLGLYLAEEWWTLFPIVGTMIGTLAVFAFQGIQMRLCFIVGACCWLINNIIIGSYGGVMLEVSVLTMNIITIYRLVKIKNKNVAVY, from the coding sequence ATGAATCTAGACTTATCGTTAGGCCAACTACTTGGTTTTGTCAGCTTCGCGTTAGGAGTTTCAACCTTCTACCAAAAAGATGACCGGAAATTAAAAGTGTTGATGTTGATATTTAACATTAATCACCTTGTACATTACATACTTTTGGGATCGATAATGTCTGCGCTTGCCGCCTTATTATCGGCAATACGAACTGGGACGTCCATTTACACATCGTCAAAAAAGGTAGCTGCATTTTTTGTCGTTTTAGGTTTAGGTTTAGGGCTTTATCTTGCGGAAGAGTGGTGGACGTTGTTTCCAATCGTTGGGACGATGATAGGCACCTTGGCAGTGTTTGCATTTCAAGGCATCCAAATGAGGCTTTGTTTTATTGTTGGCGCGTGCTGTTGGCTTATTAACAATATTATCATTGGTTCTTATGGCGGGGTCATGCTTGAAGTCAGCGTATTAACAATGAACATCATTACAATATATCGGCTCGTTAAAATTAAGAATAAAAACGTAGCTGTGTACTGA
- the kduD gene encoding 2-dehydro-3-deoxy-D-gluconate 5-dehydrogenase KduD, protein MILDSFNLKGKVAIVTGCDTGLGQGMALGLAQAGCKIVGVNYIEPSDTIEKMESAGHTFLDVRANLLKQEDIPAIIDQALTEFGQIDILVNNAGIIRREDAIEFSEQNWDDVMNINSKTVFFMSQAVAKQFISQGNGGKIINIASMLSYQGGIRVPSYTASKSAVMGITRAMANEWASNNINVNAIAPGYMATNNTEALRADKERNNAILERIPADRWGTPEDVAGPCVFLASSAADYINGYTIAVDGGWLAR, encoded by the coding sequence ATGATTCTTGATTCATTTAATTTGAAAGGCAAAGTAGCAATAGTAACTGGATGTGACACAGGTTTAGGCCAAGGCATGGCATTGGGTCTTGCTCAAGCTGGGTGCAAAATTGTAGGTGTTAACTATATTGAACCATCAGATACCATTGAAAAGATGGAGTCGGCTGGTCACACATTTCTCGATGTTCGCGCCAATCTTCTAAAACAAGAAGACATTCCCGCTATTATTGACCAAGCTTTAACTGAATTTGGTCAAATAGATATTCTGGTTAACAACGCTGGAATTATTCGTAGAGAAGACGCTATTGAATTCTCCGAACAAAACTGGGATGACGTGATGAACATCAACTCAAAAACTGTCTTCTTTATGTCTCAGGCTGTGGCTAAACAGTTTATTTCTCAAGGCAATGGCGGAAAAATTATTAATATCGCGTCTATGCTTTCTTATCAAGGTGGGATCCGTGTTCCTTCTTATACGGCTTCAAAAAGTGCTGTTATGGGCATCACTCGTGCGATGGCTAACGAGTGGGCAAGCAACAATATCAATGTTAATGCAATTGCTCCTGGCTACATGGCAACCAACAATACTGAAGCATTACGCGCAGACAAAGAACGAAACAACGCTATTTTAGAGCGAATTCCAGCCGATCGTTGGGGAACGCCTGAAGATGTTGCTGGCCCATGCGTATTCTTAGCGTCAAGTGCCGCTGATTATATTAATGGCTATACCATTGCTGTTGACGGCGGTTGGTTAGCTCGTTAA
- the kdgR gene encoding DNA-binding transcriptional regulator KdgR produces MAKSTQPEAVSSVLKVFSILEALGQQKEIGVSELSQRLMTSKATTYRFLQTMKSQGYVSQEGEADKYSLTLKMFELGAKSLEYVDIIALAEKQMRYISEQTNETIHLGALDEGSIIYIHKIDSSYSLRMHSRVGRRNPLYTTAIGKVLLSGHTEEFVRDALHDVEFKKSTDKTLENVEQLLAELETVKQQHYAEDNEEQEPGLYCVAAPIYDRFGNIVYGVSISFPTMRFDNKRKSFYVNLLQEAGRNISEQLGFHDYPI; encoded by the coding sequence ATGGCAAAATCGACACAACCGGAAGCTGTCTCTTCGGTTTTAAAAGTTTTCAGCATACTTGAGGCGTTAGGGCAGCAAAAAGAAATTGGCGTTTCAGAACTTTCACAACGTTTGATGACCTCTAAAGCAACCACGTATCGTTTTTTGCAAACCATGAAGTCTCAAGGGTATGTTTCCCAGGAAGGTGAAGCGGATAAATATTCTCTCACGCTTAAAATGTTCGAGCTAGGTGCGAAGTCGTTAGAATATGTCGATATTATCGCGTTAGCTGAAAAGCAAATGAGGTATATCTCTGAGCAAACCAACGAAACGATACACCTTGGTGCCTTAGATGAAGGCTCTATAATCTACATCCATAAGATTGATTCCAGTTACAGTTTGCGTATGCATTCTAGAGTCGGTCGTCGCAATCCTCTTTATACAACTGCGATTGGTAAGGTATTACTATCTGGCCATACGGAAGAGTTTGTACGTGATGCATTGCATGATGTCGAATTTAAAAAGAGCACAGATAAAACGTTAGAAAATGTGGAGCAACTATTGGCTGAGCTAGAAACGGTCAAACAGCAACATTACGCGGAAGATAACGAAGAGCAAGAACCTGGTTTATATTGCGTAGCAGCGCCAATCTATGATCGCTTCGGTAATATTGTCTACGGGGTTTCTATCTCTTTTCCAACGATGCGTTTTGATAACAAACGTAAGTCGTTTTATGTAAACCTTTTGCAAGAAGCGGGTAGAAACATATCAGAGCAACTTGGATTCCATGATTACCCAATTTAA
- a CDS encoding nuclear transport factor 2 family protein produces the protein MNSKQVVLAFWEAMQSNDFVAASKWLTEDFQGHWPQSSEVIMGRENFAAVNTAYPAKGRWSFVINSIVCEGEEVVTDVSITDGDIKARAITFSTVQSGLICKQVEFWPDDYEAPKWRSQWVKHLI, from the coding sequence ATGAACTCAAAACAAGTGGTGTTAGCTTTTTGGGAAGCGATGCAAAGTAACGATTTTGTTGCCGCGAGCAAATGGTTAACAGAAGATTTTCAAGGGCATTGGCCACAATCATCCGAAGTGATTATGGGCCGCGAAAATTTTGCAGCGGTTAATACGGCTTATCCTGCCAAAGGACGTTGGTCGTTTGTAATAAATTCTATTGTATGTGAAGGCGAAGAAGTCGTAACGGATGTTTCTATTACTGATGGTGACATTAAAGCTCGCGCGATTACGTTCTCTACCGTGCAAAGTGGTCTAATCTGTAAGCAAGTAGAATTTTGGCCTGATGACTACGAAGCGCCCAAATGGCGTTCGCAATGGGTTAAACATCTCATTTGA
- a CDS encoding GNAT family N-acetyltransferase: MKNAKVVLFNSDNRLHKQDLERLFVEYSDQVAPDIVDKLSTLAYFTGFILYIDNQPAGFAVCFDSFSTYRSQPVLNIHDFMIAKDFQGKKLGKVLLNAIEKYGRKQDVVKITLEVDDNNDVAKKLYASCGFEDHEVVLKGLMHWQKYLN, translated from the coding sequence ATGAAAAATGCGAAAGTAGTTTTGTTTAATAGCGATAATCGACTTCATAAGCAGGATCTTGAACGCCTGTTTGTTGAATATAGTGATCAAGTTGCGCCAGATATTGTAGATAAGCTTTCAACTCTTGCCTACTTTACAGGGTTTATTCTTTACATTGATAACCAACCTGCAGGTTTTGCTGTCTGTTTTGACTCTTTTTCTACCTATCGCTCTCAACCAGTACTTAATATCCATGACTTTATGATTGCAAAAGATTTTCAAGGAAAAAAGCTGGGGAAAGTACTGCTGAATGCCATTGAAAAATATGGCCGTAAGCAGGATGTGGTTAAAATCACTTTAGAAGTAGACGATAACAATGATGTAGCAAAAAAACTGTATGCTTCATGTGGCTTTGAAGATCATGAAGTGGTACTAAAAGGTCTGATGCATTGGCAAAAATACTTAAATTAG
- a CDS encoding MazG nucleotide pyrophosphohydrolase domain-containing protein produces MEAFETLLSIAQRKARFDKTSNWSNGAETYINEIKNEVDEVLEELPKGRICYLEDELGDLLWDYVNTLIALEEEKGVSVESVLKRACRKYDQRVSGIESGKQWQEIKEIQNVMLAEEQASK; encoded by the coding sequence ATGGAAGCGTTCGAAACACTGCTTAGTATTGCACAGCGTAAAGCTAGGTTTGATAAAACTAGCAATTGGTCAAATGGTGCGGAAACCTATATCAATGAAATTAAAAACGAAGTAGATGAGGTACTAGAAGAATTGCCTAAAGGCAGAATTTGCTATCTTGAAGATGAGCTTGGCGATTTGCTGTGGGATTACGTAAACACCTTAATTGCCTTAGAAGAAGAGAAAGGGGTCAGTGTTGAATCCGTGCTGAAACGGGCGTGTCGTAAATATGACCAACGGGTCTCTGGTATTGAAAGTGGTAAACAGTGGCAAGAGATTAAAGAGATACAAAATGTCATGTTAGCGGAAGAGCAGGCGTCAAAATGA
- a CDS encoding Qnr family pentapeptide repeat protein, producing the protein MNRNNEVFEQVDFSRQELSEANFDRCTFIRCDFSHAKLRDSVFVNCTFIEQGEIEGCQFGYCDLREASFKDCQLSMSNFSGANCFGIEFRNCDLKGANFFRASFLNQVNHKMFFCSAYITGCNLSYANFERQNIEKCDLFENRWIGTNLQGASFKESDLSRGTFSEDCWGQFQMEGCNLSHSELDGLDPRKVNLTGVKICDWQQQQLLEKLGVIVLPG; encoded by the coding sequence ATGAACAGAAATAATGAAGTGTTTGAACAGGTAGATTTTTCTCGACAGGAACTGAGCGAGGCTAATTTTGACCGCTGTACGTTCATTCGTTGCGATTTTAGTCATGCAAAATTACGAGATAGCGTATTTGTAAACTGCACCTTTATCGAACAAGGTGAAATAGAAGGTTGCCAATTCGGTTATTGCGATTTGCGTGAAGCCTCTTTCAAAGATTGCCAGTTGTCTATGTCCAATTTCAGTGGTGCCAACTGCTTTGGTATTGAATTTAGAAACTGCGACCTTAAAGGCGCTAACTTTTTTAGGGCCAGCTTTTTAAATCAAGTAAACCACAAAATGTTTTTTTGTTCGGCATACATTACTGGCTGCAATTTGTCTTACGCTAATTTTGAACGTCAAAATATAGAGAAGTGTGATCTTTTTGAAAATCGTTGGATAGGGACGAATTTACAAGGCGCGTCTTTTAAAGAGTCGGACCTTAGCCGAGGGACTTTTTCCGAAGATTGTTGGGGACAGTTTCAAATGGAGGGGTGTAATTTAAGTCATTCAGAATTGGATGGTTTAGATCCGCGAAAAGTAAACCTTACTGGTGTAAAAATTTGCGATTGGCAGCAACAGCAGTTACTTGAAAAACTTGGTGTAATAGTCTTACCGGGCTAA